From Carassius gibelio isolate Cgi1373 ecotype wild population from Czech Republic chromosome B21, carGib1.2-hapl.c, whole genome shotgun sequence, the proteins below share one genomic window:
- the LOC127986454 gene encoding 5-hydroxytryptamine receptor 2A-like, which produces MALLNVTLPWNVSLDLNHSDFKSNLTELEDTQPMEKNWPALFILAIIFFTVAGNILVIMAVSIESKLHNATNYFLCSLAVADMLVGFLVMPASLINILYNHIWPLPELLCPMWIFLDVLFSTASIMHLCAISLDRYIGIRNPIKYSRSNTLRKTMLKIISVWTVSIVLSLPIPVMGFQDKQKVFVNGSCTLNEPRFVLVGSSVAFFVPLVIMVVCYYLTLRDLQRHSASFPQESKGQSKHSSVEISDTSLLNSKSSTIRSAPGPQGQGRRGMIQALNNERRASKVLGIVFFLFLVMWCPFFITNVLVAICQDNCSEHLYKLIHFFVWVGYISSGVNPLIYTLFNETYRQAFARYLRCKYH; this is translated from the exons ATGGCCTTATTGAACGTTACTCTTCCCTGGAATGTCTCTTTGGACCTTAACCACAGCGATTTCAAATCCAACCTCACAGAATTAGAGGACACACAACCCATGGAGAAGAACTGGCCAGCCCTGTTCATTCTGGCCATTATATTTTTTACTGTTGCTGGGAATATACTGGTAATTATGGCCGTATCCATCGAGAGCAAACTGCATAATGCCACCAACTACTTTCTGTGCTCACTGGCCGTGGCAGACATGCTGGTGGGATTCCTAGTTATGCCTGCTTCACTAATTAATATTCTTTACA ATCACATCTGGCCTCTCCCTGAACTGCTGTGTCCCATGTGGATCTTCCTTGATGTGCTTTTCTCCACAGCCTCCATCATGCACCTGTGCGCCATCTCTCTGGACCGCTATATTGGGATCCGTAATCCAATCAAATACAGCCGCAGCAACACACTTCGCAAGACCATGTTAAAAATCATTTCTGTCTGGACTGTTTCTATAG TGTTGTCGCTGCCCATTCCAGTGATGGGCTTCCAGGACAAGCAGAAGGTGTTTGTAAACGGCTCCTGCACTCTGAACGAGCCTCGTTTCGTCCTCGTTGGCTCCTCCGTGGCCTTCTTCGTTCCTCTGGTCATCATGGTGGTCTGCTATTACCTCACGCTCCGTGATCTCCAGAGGCACAGCGCTTCCTTCCCGCAAGAGAGCAAGGGCCAGTCCAAACATTCATCTGTTGAGATCAGTGACACGAGTCTGCTGAACAGTAAGTCCTCCACCATCAGGTCCGCACCAGGTCCACAAGGCCAAGGCAGACGAGGCATGATTCAAGCTTTGAACAATGAGCGTCGAGCCTCCAAAGTCTTGGGGAtcgtcttcttcctcttcctggtcATGTGGTGTCCGTTCTTCATCACCAATGTCCTGGTCGCCATCTGTCAGGACAACTGCAGCGAGCATCTCTATAAACTCATTCACTTTTTTGTCTGGGTGGGATATATCTCCTCCGGAGTGAATCCTCTGATCTACACCCTTTTCAACGAGACGTACCGACAAGCCTTCGCTCGCTATCTACGATGTAAATATCATTAA